A stretch of DNA from Candidatus Kapaibacterium thiocyanatum:
GCTCGTCGTGATACGCTCGAAGCGGCGGAGTTCGATCTTCTCGCTGAACTTGGCGAGGATTTCGTCACGCAGGTTGCCCAGCGTCTTGTCTCCGACCGAATGATTCCACAGTTCTTCTTCGGAGCCGAAACCGTGATTCAGGACTGCGTCGGCGATGGCATTGGCGAACTGGACGAATTCGTCGTTACGTGCGACGAAGTCCGTTTCGCAATTCAGTTCGATGATGGCAGCGGTCTTGCCGTCGGCCGACGTACGGGCGATCACGATACCTTCGTTGGCATCACGGTCGGCACGCTTCGCGACGGAGGCGGCACCGCGCTTGCGCAGCCATTCGATGGCTGCCTGCATGTCGCCGTTCGCTTCTTCAAGGGCCTTCTTGCAGTCGGCCATACCTGCGCCGGTCTTCTCGCGCAGTTCTTTTACGAGGGATGCACTGATTGCGGACATGGCGTTTGTTGTTCCAGTTGAGTTAATGGGATCAGTTGTTGTCGCGGCCACCGGTCTTGCGACCACGGAGCTGACGACGGACCTGCGAGGCATCACCGCTTTCGGCTTCCTTCGCTACCTGCTCGCCTGCTGCAGCCATTTCGGCGGTCTTGGCCTTGGATACTTCACGGCCTTCGATGGCGGCGTCGGCGATGACCTTCGTGATGATTTCGATCGTGCGGATCGAATCGTCGTTCGCCGGAATCGGGAAGTCCACTTCCTGGGGATCGCTGTTCGTATCGACGATGCCGATCACGGGAATGCCGAGGATCTTGGCTTCCTTGATGGCGAGGTGTTCCTTCTTGATGTCGACGACGAAGAGCATGCCGGGCAGGCGCGTCATGTCTTCGATACCGCCGAAGACCTTGCGCAGACGATCACGCTCACGGCCGAGCATGAGACGCTCCTTCTTGGTCATCTTCTCGAACGTGCCGTCGATCTCCATCTTGTCGATGGTATTCAGGCGCTTGATCGACTTGCGGATCGTGGAGAAGTTCGTGAGCATGCCACCGAGCCAACGCTCGCAGACATAGTTGGAGTGCGAACGCTTCGCTTCCGTTTCCATGGTACCCTTGGCCTGGTTCTTCGTGCCGATGAACAGCACGCCACGGCCTTGCGATGCCACGTCGAGGGCGGCGTCACGGGCGATGTCCAGCAGGAGCTGGGTCTTGCGAAGGTCGATGATGTGGATCCCGTTGCGCTCCATGAAAATGAAGTTGCGCATCTTGGGATTCCAGCGGCGGGTGAGGTGTCCGAAGTGCGCTCCGGACTCGAGCAGCGCTTCTACGCTTACTGCGGGCATGGCGATACCTTGAAATGATGTGTTGGGAACCTCTGCATGGATCAACCTCCGTAGACGAGGACCGGAATCGGATCGATGCCGGCACACCCTCGCGGAGTCCCCACGCATGTGTAGTAAAATGAACGTGTCCGCCGGAGCGGACACGTTCGCTGTCGTTCGATGTCGGTATTAACGCTTCGAGAACTGGAAGCGCTTGCGGGCCTTCTTCTGACCGTACTTCTTACGCTCGACCATACGCGGGTCACGCGTGAGCAGCCCCGCAGGACGCAGTACGGCACGAAGCTCCTCGCTGTATTCCAGCAGGGCACGTGCGACACCCAGGCGTACGGCTCCGGCCTGACCGGCCTTGCCACCGCCACGGACGTTGACGACGACGTCGAACTGGCCGTCGACCTTGGCTACTTCGAGAGCCAGCATCGCGTCACGACGATACGTCTCGATCGGGAAGTATTCAGTGATCGGCAACTTGTTCACGACGACATTGCCATTGCCACCGACAAGGCGGACTTGTGCAACGCTCGTTTTGCGTCGACCGGTACCGGTATAGGTCTTCATCAGTGCTCCGACTGCGATTCAGTGCTTAGTTGTTCGTAGGATAGGGCAGGTTCAACGGCTTCGGCTGTTGTGCCTCGTGCGGATGCTCGCTGCCAGTGTAGATCTTCACCTTCTTGCCGATGACGCGTCCGAGACGGTTCTTCGGAAGCATGCCCTTGATGGCCCACTCCAGAACGTCCGTCGGCTTGTCCTTGATCACGTCCTTGAACTTGCGGTGACGACCACCACCCGGATATCCGGTGTTGTGGAAGTACTCCTTCTGTTCCGAACGCTTGCCTTCGAGGACGACCTTCTCGGCATTGATCACCACGACGAAATCGCCACAGTCGACATGGGGGGTGAATGACGGCTTGTGCTTGCCGCGAAGAATCGTGGCGACCTGGGAAGCGATACGGCCTACGGTTTGACCCGTGGCATCGACAACCCACCAGTCGTGCTGCACGTCTTCCTTGCGGAGCGACTTCGTGATGTATGCGGACTGTTGCATGGTTTTCATGGGGTCCATTTGGACCGAAATGTCACACAGCTTCTTTTAGAGCTTGCAAAGATACTTCATGGTGATGTTTTCACCAAATGCCTTCGTTCAAAAGGCTACCGAGGCGTACGTAACGCCGCTTCCTGTCTCGGAATCGTCCCACTGATCGTAGGAGAGGAGGGTGCCCGGCCGAGGTCCGGCAGCGGCCAGTGCCATGACCGTGGGAGCAAGGCCGCAGATGCGCCGCCGGTCCCCTACCCTTCTGACTTCCTCGTAATAGCCTTCCACGTCGCCTTCCACGAGGCGTTCCAGCAGCCGCTCGTCTTCCATCCGTACGAGATCGAAGAGCTCTGCAGCCGGCCGGGAATCGCCGAAACGGGTGCCGATATGGGCGAGATCGCCGCTGATGAGCCAGCAGACCTTGCGTCCGTCGGCAGCCACGACGTCGTGCAGCGCCTTCGCCACGTCCGCGACGTCAGGCTGCGATACGATGCTCCCCGGCTCCATGAAGAGATGCTGGATACCCGTCACGAGAACGGGGAGAACGGCGAACGGCCTGTTCCCGACGGCGTGCTGGAGCAGGGCGACGTGATATTCGATGGAGTGTTCGGGACGATGGGCCAGATCGGTCGGCGCCACCCGGCCCGGAATGCCTTCGAGCCGTGCGCGCACGGCACCGACGAGATCCCGATCGGTATGGACCGTTCCCAGTGGCGTTTCGAAGTGCTTTTCCGTGAGAATGACCTGATGATCCGACCAGTGATGGGCCGTACCCACGATGACGTACAGATC
This window harbors:
- a CDS encoding 30S ribosomal protein S9 translates to MKTYTGTGRRKTSVAQVRLVGGNGNVVVNKLPITEYFPIETYRRDAMLALEVAKVDGQFDVVVNVRGGGKAGQAGAVRLGVARALLEYSEELRAVLRPAGLLTRDPRMVERKKYGQKKARKRFQFSKR
- a CDS encoding 50S ribosomal protein L13, which gives rise to MQQSAYITKSLRKEDVQHDWWVVDATGQTVGRIASQVATILRGKHKPSFTPHVDCGDFVVVINAEKVVLEGKRSEQKEYFHNTGYPGGGRHRKFKDVIKDKPTDVLEWAIKGMLPKNRLGRVIGKKVKIYTGSEHPHEAQQPKPLNLPYPTNN
- a CDS encoding translation elongation factor Ts produces the protein MSAISASLVKELREKTGAGMADCKKALEEANGDMQAAIEWLRKRGAASVAKRADRDANEGIVIARTSADGKTAAIIELNCETDFVARNDEFVQFANAIADAVLNHGFGSEEELWNHSVGDKTLGNLRDEILAKFSEKIELRRFERITTSGHITDYVHAGNRLGVLVEFDAAAINNGAKPLARDVAMQIAAMQPMYIDRSGVDQTAIDKEIEIYKQQAIEEGKKEDIAERIAQGRLSKFYEEQCLIEQTFVKDPSKKISDVLTEIGTHAGGDVKVLSFRRYNLGDKA
- a CDS encoding AmmeMemoRadiSam system protein B, translated to MTNVLPRFRADVHVSVVQDGGEDMLLLHDPMNIADGPILLHPDMVEILEVCDGHTTWEELASSSGVSPDGPELLHARAFVAQLARMGFLEGPAYDAMLHASEEAFAGLDVRPAVCAGSSYPADAIELREMFGAIERQAGTVGVVNPSVLLMPHIDFRVGADAYAAPLAALRTTDADLYVIVGTAHHWSDHQVILTEKHFETPLGTVHTDRDLVGAVRARLEGIPGRVAPTDLAHRPEHSIEYHVALLQHAVGNRPFAVLPVLVTGIQHLFMEPGSIVSQPDVADVAKALHDVVAADGRKVCWLISGDLAHIGTRFGDSRPAAELFDLVRMEDERLLERLVEGDVEGYYEEVRRVGDRRRICGLAPTVMALAAAGPRPGTLLSYDQWDDSETGSGVTYASVAF
- a CDS encoding 30S ribosomal protein S2, whose protein sequence is MPAVSVEALLESGAHFGHLTRRWNPKMRNFIFMERNGIHIIDLRKTQLLLDIARDAALDVASQGRGVLFIGTKNQAKGTMETEAKRSHSNYVCERWLGGMLTNFSTIRKSIKRLNTIDKMEIDGTFEKMTKKERLMLGRERDRLRKVFGGIEDMTRLPGMLFVVDIKKEHLAIKEAKILGIPVIGIVDTNSDPQEVDFPIPANDDSIRTIEIITKVIADAAIEGREVSKAKTAEMAAAGEQVAKEAESGDASQVRRQLRGRKTGGRDNN